In Blastopirellula sediminis, the following proteins share a genomic window:
- a CDS encoding terpene cyclase/mutase family protein, whose product MTLCPTVLCAFTPESPEVVAMVEKGVKYLGAQNHDRPGGKSLMALALLKSGQPLDHPRVQSGLAAARAMGANVPSHSGDNVYDVGLCLILLCEVDPEGSSEQIKNMVKYFVDTQKPGGGWGYRDNDTGDNSMTQYGALGLWLAQRSGFEVPIPVIERLCNWVLRCQDPSGAWGYQGNDPGVGNFQRVSQADIRLTMVCAALGSLYMGTDLLNINDRRRADEGKGFNLPGFVREVKTPEDLARNKILTKAVDAGRVTQSKAAGRNFLTANFTIAPNMWDYYYLYALERYESFHELDVGRKDPKPAWYDAGVKRLQSAQQPDGHWKGLSEDATVSTAFALLFLRRSTAESIKKRSRVFDEGRLVGGRGLPKVVEDATIKDGQVVNKSELLESEKFLSMIEADDAELERFLHEDVQFELSEDERGRSEQIVQLRRKIREGSFGARLLAIRAIRQSKDFDSIPVLIYALTDPDGRVAIEARDALRFISRKFNGFGMPRGADVMQRSLYANQWKQWYRSVRPDAEFLD is encoded by the coding sequence TTGACGCTCTGCCCTACGGTCCTTTGCGCCTTCACTCCGGAAAGTCCGGAGGTGGTTGCGATGGTCGAAAAAGGGGTGAAGTATCTCGGCGCCCAAAACCATGACCGGCCAGGCGGAAAGTCGTTGATGGCATTGGCCCTGTTAAAATCGGGGCAACCGCTCGATCATCCGCGCGTGCAATCGGGTCTCGCCGCCGCCCGCGCGATGGGCGCCAACGTTCCGTCGCACAGCGGCGACAACGTTTACGACGTTGGGCTCTGCTTGATTTTGCTCTGCGAAGTTGATCCCGAAGGGAGCAGCGAGCAGATCAAAAACATGGTCAAGTACTTTGTCGACACGCAGAAGCCGGGCGGAGGCTGGGGCTATCGGGATAACGATACCGGCGACAATTCGATGACGCAGTACGGCGCTCTCGGATTGTGGCTGGCGCAGCGGAGCGGTTTTGAAGTCCCGATTCCGGTGATCGAACGGCTCTGCAATTGGGTCCTGCGCTGCCAGGATCCGTCCGGGGCTTGGGGATACCAAGGGAACGATCCTGGCGTCGGTAATTTTCAGCGCGTCTCACAAGCCGATATTCGTTTGACCATGGTCTGCGCGGCGCTCGGCAGTCTCTACATGGGGACCGACCTGCTCAACATCAATGACCGGCGGCGCGCAGACGAAGGAAAAGGTTTCAATCTGCCGGGCTTCGTCCGCGAAGTGAAAACTCCGGAAGATTTGGCGCGGAACAAGATTCTGACGAAAGCGGTCGACGCTGGTCGCGTCACTCAGTCGAAGGCGGCGGGACGTAACTTCCTGACGGCCAATTTTACGATCGCGCCCAACATGTGGGATTATTACTATCTCTACGCGCTGGAACGTTACGAGAGCTTCCACGAGTTGGACGTTGGTCGCAAAGATCCGAAGCCGGCCTGGTACGACGCCGGCGTAAAACGCCTGCAATCGGCGCAGCAGCCCGACGGCCACTGGAAAGGGCTCAGCGAAGATGCGACCGTTTCTACGGCGTTCGCCCTGCTCTTTCTGCGACGGAGCACCGCCGAATCGATCAAAAAGCGGAGTCGCGTGTTTGACGAAGGTCGACTCGTCGGCGGTCGCGGACTGCCGAAAGTGGTCGAAGACGCGACCATCAAAGACGGCCAGGTCGTCAATAAATCGGAGCTCTTGGAGTCGGAAAAGTTCCTCTCGATGATCGAGGCCGACGACGCCGAACTGGAGCGTTTTCTGCACGAAGACGTGCAGTTCGAGTTGAGCGAAGATGAGCGGGGACGCTCGGAACAAATCGTTCAATTGCGGCGAAAGATTCGCGAAGGTTCCTTTGGAGCTCGACTGTTAGCGATCCGAGCGATTCGACAGTCGAAGGACTTTGACAGCATCCCGGTGTTGATTTACGCCCTGACCGATCCGGATGGGCGCGTCGCGATCGAAGCGCGTGACGCCCTGCGGTTCATCTCGCGTAAATTCAACGGCTTTGGGATGCCGCGCGGGGCGGACGTCATGCAGCGGTCTCTTTACGCGAACCAATGGAAGCAATGGTATCGCTCCGTACGCCCTGATGCTGAGTTCTTGGACTGA
- a CDS encoding MotA/TolQ/ExbB proton channel family protein, which produces MDISGLTTIFGYVIYGALALIALWGAFCVIVVWMRVAEKRFRSEAEQDEFLDAIEEPLARGNYAAAEELCEDDARAVPQLALLALHMRDNSYAQIKQMMLDRFQRDVLSDLEYRLSWVYTVIKGAPMVGLLGTVVGMMGAFGKLAAGESGGTDIATQMAEDISLALITTACGLAIAIPLVFCTASINVRIRKMEDLVGVGVTRFLGALRECLSREA; this is translated from the coding sequence ATGGACATCAGCGGCCTCACCACAATCTTCGGTTACGTCATCTACGGCGCACTTGCGCTGATTGCACTTTGGGGCGCCTTCTGCGTGATCGTGGTTTGGATGCGCGTCGCCGAAAAGCGCTTCCGCAGCGAAGCGGAGCAGGACGAATTCCTCGACGCGATCGAAGAGCCACTTGCTCGCGGCAACTACGCCGCCGCCGAAGAGCTGTGCGAAGATGACGCGCGAGCCGTTCCGCAGCTCGCCCTGCTGGCGCTTCACATGCGCGACAACAGCTACGCCCAGATCAAGCAGATGATGCTCGATCGCTTTCAGCGCGACGTGCTGTCGGACCTCGAGTATCGCTTGAGCTGGGTTTACACCGTCATCAAGGGCGCCCCGATGGTCGGACTGCTCGGTACGGTGGTCGGTATGATGGGGGCGTTCGGCAAGTTAGCGGCCGGCGAAAGCGGCGGAACCGACATCGCTACGCAAATGGCCGAAGATATCAGTCTGGCTCTTATCACCACCGCGTGCGGTTTGGCGATCGCGATTCCGCTCGTCTTTTGCACCGCCAGCATCAACGTCCGGATTCGCAAGATGGAAGACCTGGTCGGCGTCGGCGTGACGCGGTTTCTGGGCGCACTCCGCGAATGTCTGAGCCGGGAAGCGTAA
- a CDS encoding ExbD/TolR family protein: protein MSDAGQHKTKDGALPVEPEAITFSRPKVKKDEADLDITPMIDITFLLLIFFLVASRLDSDSVRNLPDAKQGVSISATNTVILTVTADGPDGAAVVFLGDGPLADTQTSDGLDAQEAEIMDYVEREMASRPARSVLIKAEKTVRAGDVVRVMRAAASIEGAEVSKAYIGVKDGA, encoded by the coding sequence ATGTCCGACGCAGGTCAGCACAAGACGAAAGACGGGGCGTTGCCGGTCGAGCCGGAAGCGATCACGTTCAGTCGTCCCAAGGTAAAGAAGGATGAGGCCGATCTCGACATCACGCCGATGATCGACATCACCTTCCTGCTGCTGATCTTCTTTCTGGTCGCGTCGCGGCTCGATTCCGACTCGGTTCGCAATCTGCCCGACGCCAAGCAAGGAGTCAGCATCTCGGCGACCAACACGGTGATCCTGACGGTGACCGCTGACGGACCGGATGGCGCCGCGGTCGTCTTCTTGGGAGACGGCCCGCTCGCCGACACCCAAACGTCGGATGGACTGGATGCCCAAGAGGCCGAGATCATGGACTACGTCGAACGAGAAATGGCGTCGCGCCCCGCGCGGTCCGTCTTGATCAAAGCCGAAAAGACGGTCCGGGCCGGCGATGTGGTCCGCGTCATGCGGGCGGCGGCCAGCATCGAAGGCGCCGAAGTTTCCAAGGCCTACATCGGGGTAAAGGACGGAGCATGA
- a CDS encoding ExbD/TolR family protein yields the protein MSEKLFRFRCPACGDVLSASTDMIGAEIKCANCATRLEVPAPAKPRSTPTDEEESSGKTRRSDDAIADETPVKFGNRGPLEEDEMDLTPMVDVTFLLLIFFMVTASFSLQKTLETPAPRNDSASAQSRTMDELLDDPDYVVVRIDSYNTFFVTCAAWGDEREAPSRQELLVQIQEARNSNPASPPGTLLVNAHVNALHEKVVAALDAGNTVGMNQVKLLTTEEE from the coding sequence ATGAGCGAAAAGCTGTTTCGATTCCGCTGCCCTGCTTGCGGAGACGTCCTTTCGGCGAGCACCGACATGATCGGCGCCGAAATCAAGTGCGCCAACTGCGCCACGCGTCTCGAAGTGCCGGCCCCGGCCAAGCCCCGCTCTACTCCGACTGACGAAGAAGAGTCGAGCGGCAAGACGAGACGATCCGACGATGCGATCGCCGACGAGACGCCGGTCAAATTTGGCAATCGCGGTCCGCTGGAAGAAGATGAAATGGATCTCACGCCGATGGTCGACGTGACGTTCCTGCTCCTCATCTTTTTCATGGTGACGGCGTCGTTCAGTTTGCAGAAGACGCTGGAAACTCCGGCGCCGCGCAACGATTCGGCCAGTGCACAGTCCCGCACCATGGACGAACTGCTCGACGATCCCGACTATGTGGTCGTCCGCATCGACTCGTACAACACGTTTTTCGTCACCTGCGCCGCGTGGGGAGACGAACGGGAAGCCCCCAGCCGCCAAGAGCTGCTGGTGCAAATCCAAGAGGCTCGCAACTCCAATCCGGCGTCGCCGCCGGGGACGCTGCTGGTCAACGCTCATGTCAACGCATTGCATGAAAAGGTGGTCGCGGCGCTCGACGCCGGCAACACCGTCGGAATGAACCAAGTCAAATTGTTGACGACCGAGGAAGAGTAA
- a CDS encoding outer membrane protein assembly factor BamB family protein, producing the protein MMNVPEFLDLLDTYEYLAENQIAALRRQLTQMDAGITPEQIVNGLLQRGHLTKYQAKRLIAESQSGASQRKQSVSSGRKRAQEKWLSSAPVEEEIVDLGAGDLVPLDEDAPSAFDDVLGDDALVEDEGLSPLGGSRSGKGKKYVKKEQRKNRWDSPLLIFGGAGLVMLLLAGGLLFAWLSWDSGDSVFQLAETDYEGRKYAQAVSKYDKFLGSFPTHSQAPTARVKRGLANLRLAIEGTNNYETSLVRTEEILGQMKDEEEFGIARPELASLLPDLANGLAQAALGEDTIDKRRELVGKAREAMTLVDDSNYLPTSLRSGQQTRIDGIVADIQRVERGISRDEELAAAVADIQSAAKGNDFETVYRRRLALLRIYPSLSEDPTLQSAVWEVVTALESQVVVSDEKISAERQDHPLGPARTVMIAARNSSATPQPAKDAVTVVLDGAVYGLDRRAGTPLWRRFLGFPDTVDPLIPADHSAIIAFSSQRHELVRLDALTGDLKWRFPIAEEVVQLLSLGNDLLVVTRQGKLLRLNQTSGEQTQSVQLPQQAAVAATVGKSQDRILVVGLHSTLYVLDSKSLACRQALFLGHEAGAIVTPPVMTELGHLCLFENAGADFSLLHVLGEQEKKLTQLQPPTRLPGLILAQALTFQSRVAAANDRGAIFVFEGGMSKENPVRLLAQTKAERGERLYSLMGLENGYLWVGDNRLSRYALQLSQQSIVPRVVEYDRDNFVSLRIDGDLLIHVRRPSQGGGVIVSAADLNDSGAKQRWATTLAAPLTGPAFAMEQQGPPLVMTSRGDLFELTSAAVQNGVADSPTDSSNYVAPPLLNKQVYVSPAQRLFTAASPENRALFFNAARSGSLLKQVTLEMPSDSVTPGAVFAGTGVVAPSSQGQVFYLDPATGAAAALPFQPRLALGEQLDWNVPVADGDAAIVFDGRQTLYRLQVNDPAAPQLTAVAECAVDGKLGPRMAVMGPMLIARKIGDTSDELVFISLPDLQSTQNVPVDGRVIAGPFAVGDRTLVQTSQGVLAAFGGDQQEQWRVPTDTSVLVGEPIVDGEKIVIACEDGRILQINSATGEIINSLQLDEPLAGGLMLQDGQLWVNGYGGVVHLLNWQ; encoded by the coding sequence ATGATGAACGTCCCTGAGTTTCTCGATCTGCTCGATACGTATGAGTATCTGGCCGAAAACCAGATCGCGGCCTTGCGCCGTCAGCTTACGCAGATGGACGCGGGCATCACGCCGGAGCAGATCGTTAACGGCTTGCTGCAGCGCGGTCACTTGACCAAGTACCAGGCCAAACGCCTGATCGCCGAATCGCAAAGCGGCGCCTCGCAGCGTAAGCAAAGCGTCAGCAGCGGTCGCAAACGGGCCCAGGAAAAGTGGCTCAGTTCGGCGCCGGTCGAAGAAGAGATCGTCGATCTGGGCGCCGGCGACCTCGTTCCGCTGGATGAAGACGCCCCCAGCGCCTTTGACGACGTCCTCGGCGACGACGCGCTGGTCGAAGATGAAGGGCTGTCGCCGCTCGGCGGATCGCGATCGGGCAAGGGAAAGAAGTACGTCAAGAAGGAGCAGCGGAAGAATCGCTGGGACTCTCCGCTGTTGATCTTCGGCGGCGCCGGCCTGGTGATGCTGCTGTTGGCCGGCGGTTTGCTCTTCGCCTGGCTGTCTTGGGACAGCGGCGATTCGGTCTTCCAACTGGCGGAAACCGATTACGAAGGACGTAAGTACGCCCAGGCGGTCTCGAAATACGACAAGTTCCTCGGTTCGTTCCCCACGCACTCGCAAGCGCCGACTGCCCGGGTGAAACGCGGCTTGGCGAATCTCCGTCTGGCGATCGAAGGCACCAACAACTACGAAACGTCGCTGGTCCGGACTGAAGAGATTCTGGGCCAAATGAAGGATGAGGAAGAGTTCGGCATCGCGCGGCCGGAACTCGCTTCGCTCCTCCCCGATCTGGCCAATGGTCTCGCCCAAGCGGCCCTCGGCGAAGATACGATCGACAAACGCCGCGAACTGGTCGGCAAAGCCCGCGAGGCGATGACCTTGGTCGACGACAGCAACTATCTGCCGACGTCGCTCCGCAGCGGTCAACAGACGCGGATCGACGGGATCGTCGCCGACATCCAGCGCGTCGAACGAGGGATTTCCCGCGATGAAGAACTGGCCGCCGCTGTGGCCGACATTCAATCGGCCGCCAAGGGGAATGACTTTGAAACGGTCTATCGACGCCGCTTGGCGCTGCTCCGCATTTATCCAAGCCTGAGCGAAGATCCGACGCTGCAAAGCGCCGTCTGGGAAGTGGTGACCGCGCTCGAGTCGCAGGTCGTCGTCTCAGACGAAAAGATCTCCGCCGAGCGGCAAGACCATCCGCTTGGACCGGCCCGAACCGTGATGATCGCCGCGCGGAACAGTTCGGCGACGCCGCAGCCCGCCAAAGATGCGGTCACGGTCGTTCTGGACGGCGCCGTTTACGGACTTGATCGTCGCGCCGGGACACCCCTTTGGCGCCGTTTCCTCGGCTTCCCCGATACGGTCGATCCGCTGATTCCGGCCGATCATTCGGCGATCATTGCGTTTAGCAGTCAGCGCCACGAGCTGGTGCGGCTCGACGCGCTGACCGGCGACTTGAAATGGCGTTTTCCGATTGCCGAAGAAGTGGTGCAGCTTCTTTCTTTGGGGAATGACCTGTTGGTCGTGACGCGGCAAGGGAAGCTGCTTCGCTTGAATCAAACCTCCGGCGAACAAACGCAGAGCGTCCAGTTGCCGCAACAAGCGGCGGTCGCCGCCACCGTCGGCAAGTCGCAAGATCGCATTCTGGTGGTCGGGCTGCACTCAACGCTCTACGTGCTCGACTCGAAGAGCCTGGCCTGTCGACAGGCCCTCTTCCTGGGGCACGAAGCCGGCGCCATCGTCACTCCGCCGGTCATGACCGAACTGGGACATTTGTGCTTGTTCGAGAACGCCGGCGCCGACTTCTCGCTGCTGCATGTCCTCGGTGAGCAAGAGAAGAAACTGACGCAGTTGCAACCGCCAACTCGCTTGCCAGGCCTGATCCTGGCGCAGGCCCTGACCTTCCAATCGCGCGTCGCCGCGGCCAACGACCGAGGCGCCATCTTCGTGTTTGAAGGGGGAATGTCGAAAGAGAACCCGGTGCGCTTGCTCGCTCAGACGAAAGCGGAACGGGGCGAGCGGCTCTATTCGCTGATGGGGCTCGAAAATGGCTATCTCTGGGTGGGGGACAATCGGCTCTCACGCTACGCGTTGCAGCTGTCGCAGCAGTCAATCGTCCCGCGAGTGGTCGAATACGATCGAGACAATTTCGTCTCCCTCCGCATCGATGGCGATTTGCTCATTCATGTGCGGCGACCTTCGCAAGGAGGAGGCGTGATCGTCTCTGCCGCCGACTTGAACGACAGCGGCGCCAAGCAGCGCTGGGCGACAACCTTGGCCGCGCCGCTGACCGGTCCTGCGTTTGCGATGGAGCAGCAAGGTCCGCCGCTGGTGATGACGTCGCGAGGCGATCTGTTCGAGCTGACCAGCGCCGCGGTGCAAAACGGCGTCGCCGACTCGCCGACCGACTCGTCCAATTACGTCGCTCCGCCGCTGCTGAACAAGCAGGTATACGTTTCGCCGGCGCAGCGTTTGTTTACGGCGGCTTCGCCTGAGAATCGCGCCCTCTTTTTCAACGCCGCACGCAGCGGCAGCTTGTTGAAGCAAGTAACGCTCGAAATGCCGAGCGACAGCGTCACCCCTGGCGCCGTCTTCGCCGGAACCGGGGTGGTCGCCCCCAGTTCGCAAGGGCAAGTCTTCTACTTGGATCCCGCCACCGGCGCCGCGGCGGCCTTGCCGTTCCAGCCGCGACTGGCGTTGGGAGAACAGCTTGACTGGAACGTGCCGGTCGCTGATGGAGATGCGGCGATTGTCTTTGACGGCCGACAGACTCTCTATCGCCTGCAAGTCAACGATCCGGCGGCGCCGCAATTGACCGCGGTCGCCGAATGTGCGGTCGACGGCAAATTGGGGCCGCGGATGGCGGTGATGGGACCGATGTTGATCGCCCGGAAGATTGGCGACACCTCGGACGAACTGGTCTTCATTTCGCTCCCCGATTTGCAATCAACCCAGAACGTGCCGGTCGACGGCCGCGTGATCGCGGGGCCGTTCGCCGTGGGAGATCGCACGCTCGTTCAAACGTCGCAAGGCGTGCTGGCCGCCTTTGGCGGCGATCAACAAGAGCAATGGCGCGTGCCGACCGATACGTCGGTCCTGGTCGGTGAGCCGATTGTCGACGGCGAGAAGATTGTGATCGCCTGCGAGGATGGGCGGATCCTGCAAATCAACTCCGCTACCGGCGAGATCATCAATTCGCTGCAGCTCGACGAGCCGCTCGCCGGCGGGCTAATGTTGCAAGACGGCCAGCTGTGGGTCAATGGATATGGCGGCGTCGTTCACCTTTTGAATTGGCAGTAA
- a CDS encoding ABC transporter substrate-binding protein, whose protein sequence is MTRLSWTIRAILLCGVCLTTSTLAAQDTPPPRAVRPDDVPFERVIMREKNDYFELNIRPLVIPNGKFWDTMKETELVRIVTEDGRTLEVKRKFITSYVKFPQLLLDEANRLTSIGQLDAAYIFYDRLLSDYPQYEGLSTSLSGYLYENAKVAFRGEKYGEALGFLEEANSYRPPVDNLDTAINAAADKLIGNYVLKKEYASARDLIARLSQRRFGNVEAVAKWKAQLEGEAAQKRDEAKRLLAAGDLNGAFVAAKQMRFIYSDVSGGAELSEEIARRFPFIRVGVTVPSVTTNSASMTFAATRDRRLFQRNLTELIGFGADGSQYASPFGTLGRSAGGVEFSLLFRNPSEAYPCSAQLLTQPATSPRLALLQESLSYVDLENGRELRVQLKTPHVRPEALARLEVVDQLPEAVPYQDKTSGGLRRYVVNPNYAMRNPLQPQALEIENFQYSSRALASLRAGQVDVVDRLFPTQVDEAKADSSLVVDYYRTPSVHFLAPNFDNPLMQSPTFRRGLLYAINRGAILNGRLLAGAEIRGCHLISAPIPAGLEADDPAGYGYDNSINPRPYEPEMSVTLFRLALLELQQQAEAAGTEAPAMPKLLKLGHPDSEISRESITAIAKYLERVGFETEVVVTPPEAIRASDAGVDLLYVEACVQESLVDIPLLLSQCVPEEHQSRYLRAAVRRLNEATNWTQVRERFWTVHRLTYDETTLIPLWQMRDYFVRSAEFGGISRQPMTLFQDVERWSALSLSPGKGNN, encoded by the coding sequence GTGACGCGACTTTCCTGGACAATTCGAGCGATTCTGCTGTGCGGCGTCTGTCTGACGACGTCGACGCTGGCGGCGCAAGATACGCCTCCGCCGCGCGCCGTACGCCCTGACGATGTTCCGTTCGAGCGGGTCATCATGCGGGAAAAGAACGACTACTTCGAGCTCAACATCCGGCCGCTGGTCATCCCGAACGGGAAGTTTTGGGACACGATGAAAGAGACCGAGCTGGTCCGGATCGTGACCGAAGATGGTCGCACGCTGGAGGTGAAACGGAAGTTCATCACGTCGTACGTGAAGTTTCCGCAACTGCTGCTCGACGAGGCGAATCGATTGACGTCGATCGGCCAATTGGACGCCGCCTATATCTTCTACGATCGATTGCTGTCCGATTATCCGCAGTACGAGGGACTTTCGACTTCCCTTTCCGGCTACTTGTACGAGAACGCCAAGGTTGCGTTTCGCGGCGAGAAATATGGAGAAGCGCTCGGCTTCTTAGAAGAAGCGAACTCGTATCGCCCGCCGGTCGATAACCTCGATACGGCGATCAACGCCGCCGCCGACAAGTTGATCGGCAACTACGTGCTGAAAAAGGAATACGCGTCGGCACGCGATTTGATCGCCCGACTTTCGCAGCGGCGGTTCGGCAATGTCGAAGCGGTCGCCAAGTGGAAGGCTCAGCTTGAAGGAGAAGCGGCTCAGAAGCGAGACGAAGCGAAACGGTTGCTGGCCGCGGGCGACTTGAACGGCGCCTTCGTCGCCGCCAAGCAGATGCGGTTCATCTACTCCGACGTCAGTGGCGGCGCCGAGCTTTCGGAAGAGATCGCGCGGCGGTTTCCCTTTATCCGCGTCGGCGTCACGGTTCCGTCCGTTACGACCAACTCGGCCAGCATGACCTTTGCCGCCACCCGCGATCGTCGACTCTTTCAGCGTAATTTGACCGAACTGATCGGCTTTGGCGCCGACGGCAGCCAATACGCATCGCCGTTCGGCACGCTGGGACGTTCGGCCGGCGGCGTCGAGTTCAGTCTCCTCTTCCGCAACCCGAGCGAAGCCTACCCCTGCTCTGCACAACTGCTGACGCAGCCTGCCACTTCGCCGCGACTGGCGCTGTTGCAAGAGTCGCTTTCGTACGTTGATCTGGAGAACGGACGCGAGCTGCGGGTGCAGCTAAAGACGCCGCACGTTCGCCCCGAAGCGCTCGCCCGTCTGGAAGTGGTTGATCAACTTCCCGAAGCGGTTCCGTACCAGGACAAGACGAGCGGCGGTCTTCGCCGGTACGTGGTGAATCCCAACTACGCGATGCGTAACCCGCTGCAGCCGCAAGCGCTGGAGATCGAAAACTTCCAGTACTCCAGCCGTGCTCTCGCCTCGCTCCGAGCCGGACAGGTCGACGTCGTCGATCGCTTGTTTCCGACCCAGGTCGATGAGGCGAAGGCCGACAGCTCGCTGGTGGTCGACTACTACCGGACGCCGTCGGTTCATTTCCTGGCGCCCAACTTCGACAACCCGCTGATGCAGTCGCCGACCTTCCGGCGCGGATTGCTGTACGCGATCAATCGAGGCGCCATCCTCAACGGCCGGCTCTTGGCTGGCGCCGAGATTCGCGGTTGCCATTTGATCAGCGCCCCGATTCCAGCCGGCCTCGAAGCGGATGATCCGGCCGGCTATGGCTACGACAACTCGATCAATCCTCGCCCCTACGAACCGGAAATGAGCGTCACCCTCTTCCGCTTGGCCCTGCTCGAATTGCAGCAGCAAGCCGAAGCGGCCGGTACCGAGGCCCCGGCGATGCCGAAGCTCCTGAAACTCGGCCATCCCGACAGCGAAATCTCCCGCGAATCAATCACCGCGATCGCCAAATACCTGGAGCGGGTCGGGTTTGAGACCGAAGTGGTCGTTACTCCTCCTGAAGCGATTCGCGCCTCCGACGCTGGAGTCGATCTGCTCTACGTCGAAGCTTGCGTGCAAGAGTCGCTGGTCGACATTCCTTTGCTGCTTTCGCAATGCGTTCCCGAAGAACACCAAAGCCGCTATCTGCGAGCCGCCGTGCGTCGTTTAAACGAAGCGACCAACTGGACGCAGGTTCGTGAACGCTTCTGGACGGTCCACCGCTTGACCTACGACGAAACGACCCTCATTCCCCTCTGGCAGATGCGCGACTACTTTGTCCGCTCGGCCGAGTTCGGCGGCATTTCGCGTCAGCCGATGACGTTGTTTCAGGATGTCGAACGCTGGTCGGCGCTTTCCCTTTCGCCTGGCAAGGGGAACAACTGA